In [Phormidium] sp. ETS-05, the genomic window AATATTGAGCCGAATAACCCGTATGACCACGATATCACGGATCAACTGTACGGTGGGGATTTGGATTTGCGCCTCCATCAAGAAATGATGTTGGGAATTGGTGGGGCGCGGATGCTGAAGGCTCTGGGACTGGAGCCGAAGACTTACCATATGAATGAGGGCCACTCGGCGTTTCTGTCTCTGGAGCGCATCCGGGGTTTAATTCAGGAGGAGGGGTTGACCTTCCACGAGGCAAAGGAAGTGGTGTTGGCGAGTAATATTTTCACCACTCACACTCCGGTCCCGGCGGGGTTTGATTTGTTCCCACCAGAGAAGGTGATGCACTATTTGGGGCATTACGCGGATATATTCGGGTTGTCTCGGGAGGAGTTTTTAGCTCTGGGTCGCACGGAGACGGGGGATTTGCAATCACCGTTTAGTATGGCGACTTTGGCGATTAAAACGGCGAGTTTCTACAACGGTGTGGCTAAGCTGCACGGGGAAGTATCGCGGGATTTGTTTAAGGATTTGTGGCCGGAAGTGCCGGTTTCGGAGGTGCCGATTACTTCGATTACGAATGGGGTGCATGCGCGTAGTTGTGTGGCGAGGTCAACTCAGGAGTTGTACGATCGCTACTTGGGACCGAAATGGCCATCCTCTCCAGCCGATCGGCCTTTGTGGGAAAAAGTGAATTCTATTCCTGATGAGGAGTTGTGGCGCAATCACGAGCGTTGTCGATCGGAGTTGGTGGTGTTCGTGCGGGAACGGCTGCAAAAGTACCTGCGGGCTCGCGGCGCCTCCATCACGGAGATTGAAAAAGCCAAAGAAGTGCTGGATCCGAGCGTGTTAACCATTGGTTTTGCTCGCCGGTTCGCGACTTACAAGCGGGCAACCTTGTTTATGCGGGATGTGGAACGCCTGAAGCGGATTTTAATGGACCATTCTCACGATCGGTTCAAAGGTGCCACCCCTGCAAGCAAAAAACGCCTAGTGCAGTTCGTCATTGCGGGCAAAGCGCACCCCAAAGACATTCCTGGCAAAGAGCTGATCCGCGAAATCGTTCATTTTATCCGGGAACAGGGGTTACAAGCCCATATGGTGTATATCCCCGACTATGATATCCACGTATCTCGGATGATGGTGGCGGGGTGCGATGTGTGGCTGAATACTCCCCGCCGCCCCCGGGAGGCTTCCGGGACCAGCGGCATGAAAGCGTCTATGAACGGACTGCTCAACCTGAGTATTTTAGATGGTTGGTGGGATGAGGCGGATTATGTGCGTACTGGCTGGCCGATCGGGGCGGGGGAAATGTACGAGGACCCGAACTATCAGGATGAAGTGGAAGCCAATGCTCTGTACGATTTACTAGAACAGGAAGTGGTCCCCCTATTTTACGATCGCACGGAAGAAGGAATTCCCCGCCGCTGGGTGGCAAAAATGAAAGATGCCATCCGCCTCAACTGTCCTCTATTTAACACCGCTCGTATGGTGGGAGAATATGGCACCCGGGGTTACTTCCAGGCGAGCGATCGCTACGACATTATGACCGCCAACAACTACGCCGCCGCCAAAGAACTAGCCCAGTGGAAGCAAAAACTATTTGAACATTGGTACGATATCAAAATCGATGATATCGACATTTCCGAATCCCCAGACGTGCAGGTAAACCAGGAAATTGCCGTTAAAACCCGCATCGACTTAGCCGGTTTGAGTGATTCCGACGTGCAAGTACAGCTTTACCTCGGTCCGGTTGACTCAGGCGGTAAAATCATCAATGGCACCCCCGTCCAGATGGAATATCTTGGACAGGACCAAGACAAATACAGTCTCTATACTGCCAATATCACCTACACTGCTTCCGGCTTGCAAGGCTTGTCCCTGCGCGTTTTACCCCAACATCCCTATCTTTCCGACCCCTACGAACCCCGTTTAATCCTCTGGGCAAATCCCTGATTGTCCTTTGTCCTTTGTCCTTTGTCCTTTGTCCTTTGTCCTTTGTCATTTGTCCTTTGTTCGGTTATAAAAGTGATGGCTAAATCCCTCATTTATATGTACAAAACTGACAAGTGACAAGAGACAAATGAGGCCACAAATGACAAGTGACAAGGGACTTTTGACAAGGGACTTTTGACAAATGACCAATATCAACCCACTAAAAAGCGGCTGATTATCAGCCGCTTTTTGAGGTTTTTTGTTCATAATCAGCCAGTTTAAGCGCTGGTGAGTTGGTGTCACAAGCATCAGGCATGAATTAGTTCTCCTCTAGCGAGTTAGGTGTTAGGCGGTTTCCAGCCAGTCAAAAATGCGGTCTAATTGCTCGATCGTGACTAAGCCATATTGCCAGAGAACCATAGGCAGAGGGGCCGTGTATGCCTCATTCTTCTGGAGGTGGCCACCAGAACAAATTCGCTCGGCGAAAGCAATGGAAGCCGAGGAGATGGCCAAATCTTCTTGGAGAAACCGAATAAATTGTGAGTATTTTGCTTTTGCCATTTGAATTATAACCTCCGATGTTATAATGTATTTTGGTATATAAATACGGATCCCGGCAGCTGCGGGTGGACAGTTAGCAAACCCATCCACAGGCAGTGGAAGAGCAAAAAGTTTTTGATGGTAGGAGCTTGGGGGTGACGATGATGCGCTTGACCAGGCCCCCTGGTTCGATATGATTGGCTTATTAATACCTAAACAGATTAGGAGCCGATCGCCATCAGTGCATCTACTGGATTTGGCAATCTCAATAAGTTGTTTTTTTAAGTATCTTCACCGGGTGATGGTGGCTATTCCCGAAGGCCAACCCCTAAAGTGCTTTCCCCCCCAAGATGGCGATCGCTCCTCGAAGGTTTCCGCCAGTAGGGGCAATCAGCCGGAAAGCCTTTGGCAGAGGAATACACCACTTTTGTCACAGAGTATCCAGAGGACTCTGTGTCCTTTGCGTCTTTCTAGTCGATCTCCCCTAGGGGTGTTGCCAGCTATCAGCGTCAGCAAATACTGATGATTGTAATGCACGGTGGGGGTTTTTCGTCAAGGTGAGAGAAAATTTTTTTGGCAATTTGGCAACAGTATCCGGGGGGGGCGTTTCTCCTCTGACAATTGACAATTGACAATTGTCAATTGTCAATTGTCAATTGGTTTTAGGGTTGGGGCGGACTTTGGATGGGGCGAACTTCCAGGCGATCGCCTGCTTTCACACCCAATTCTGCGGCTCTACCCCCTCGCAGTTCAATGACCGCATCCACGATCTGCCCTGGATCCGGTCCGTAGGTAGGGCAAGGTTCCTCAGTACAGGGAGGCACATTAGCCGCAATTCCCTTCACCTCACCATTGAGCAAAAAAATCATATCTAAACTGATCCGGCAATTCTTCATCCAAAAACTGACGGGAGTGGGGGGAGAGAAAGGAAATAGCATCCCCCGGTTATCCGCCAGGGAGGTTCTGTACATCAAACCCAGAGCCTGTTCTTGGGGTGTGGCGGCTACTTCTAACTCAATAAGTTTCCCCCCAATTTCCACCAGGGCACCGATCGGCAGGTTTTGACCCAAAAACTCCTCCTCCGATGGTGACACTGGAGGAGATGTTTGGGGAATCTCGCCAACGGATTTCCCCCCTACAGCACAACCCCACAAAATAGCAGCAAGAGAAACCGATAATAAAATTCGTTTGTTGTTAGTCATTTGTCATTTGTCCTTTGTCCTTTGTCCTTGGTCATTTGTCCTTGGTCATTTGTCCTGCAGTCATTTGTCATTTGTCCTGCCTGGGCTTGTTCACACAAATTAGATTTACACCCAGTTCAGAAATGATTTACTCTCAAAGTCCCTCTCCCAACCTGGGAGAGGGATTTAGGGTGAGGGCAACGTGTTAATCTACTGGTGAACAAGCTGTACACTTGACAAGGGACAAGTGACAAGTGACAAGGGACAAGGGACAAGGGACAAGTGACAAATGACAAATGAAATTAATTTTCTCGTAAAACGTAGCCAACACCGCGCACAGTGTGGATGAGACGCTTGTCCCCATCTAGTTCCAGCTTGAGGCGCAAGTACCGGATATAAACTTCGATAACATTGGATTCGCCGACAAAATCATCTCCCCAGACAGTTTCCAAAATCTGCTCTCGGGTCAGGACTTCTCGGGGGTGTTCCATCATACACTTGAGGAGTTCATATTCCTTCATGGTCAGGGAAATTACCCGTCCATTGCGCAAAGCTCGCCGAGCTGACAAATCTAGCACTAATTCCCCAAAACGCAGGAGCTGGGTATCTTGGGAATCCACTTCTAAGTACAAGCGGATTAACTTTAAAAATTCTTCGCCGCGATATGGTTTGAGGAAATAATCATCGGCGCCAGCTTCTAAACAAGCAACTCGGTCATCTACAGTATCGCGACTCATCAGCAACAGCACGGGCACATAGTTACCACTTTGGCGCAACTCCTGGCACAAGTTTAACCCAGACTCTTCTCCGAGAATTTTATCAATGATGATTAAAGCTGGCTGGCGCGATACAACCTGCTGTAAACCGGTTCTGGCATTGTAAGCCACTAAGGGAGCGTAGCCAGATTCTCGCAAATCTAGGCTGATGCGTTCAGCCAAAGTTTTATCTACAGATACCACCAGCACGCTGGGACTGGGGTTGGGGGCGAGTGTTTCTGGATGAACGCTGGTGGGGGTTAAACGATCGGGATAATTTGTCATTGCTCCAAAGTCCTTTGTCATTGGGTAGGGATTCTTGTGTCGTTTGACTAGATATCTGGTTGCTCTTCCTCGGGACTATGAACCAGGGAGAAATGAGCAATTACCAATGACCATACCCATGTGAGGCGGATTAAGAGTGGTGATGGAGACAGCATGAGTTTGGGAAAGTTCCTCAGCTCGGCGAGAAATTGCCTCGGTGATACCACCAGGGAATAAAAAGTAGGGCAAAATCCCTACCTGACGATGCCCTGCGGCTACTAATGTGGCCAAACGCTCTTCTAGGGAAGGTGCCACAGACCAATAGGCGGTAGATATTGCTATAGGGGTCATTTTTATCCCGTTTCCAGGATTGATTAATTTAGTGAGTTTTTGGGCGATATCTTCTACGGATTGGTTGCCCGCTTCTCGGCGGCTGCCATGTGCGAGCAAAATCCAAGCGGTGACAGGTGGCGCTGCCATCATTTTCTGGGCAAGCAAGGAGGCGATCGCGCTGGTATTCTGGCCGATATAGGGTTCGAGATGGATTTTTACCGGCAATTCCCCCTCCGATGCTTGTGCCATCTCCCTAGGGATATCTTCCATCACATGAACTCCAGGGTGGAGAAAAACGGGCAGAATATTCATTCTGGTATATCCTTGCTCCGCCGCCACAGCCGCAAAATCGGTAATTTGTTGCCACAAGGGGAGGGGGTACGCTTCCAAAAAAGCGGCTCTCACCAGAGTCCTGTTTAAATCCGCCTTCAGGCTAAACATCAGCTCTGCCACTGCCGCTTGATAGCGGGGGTCGCTGCTGCCGTGGAAAACTAGAAGATAAGGCAATTTGTCCCAAGTCACTTGTCCCTTGTCCTGTAGTCATTTGTCATTGGACTTCTAGACGATCGATAACGGCGGCACCTACGGCGTCACCCCAGATGTTAATAGTAGTGCGACACCGGTCTAAAAACCAATCGATGACTAGAAGGATGGAAATGCCCTCCACGGGAAGATTGACAGCGCGCAGGACAATTACCATTGTCACCAAACCGGCTTCAGGAATGCCAGCGGCACCGATCGCCGCTAAGGTGGCGGTCAAAAAAATCACCACCATTTGGATAAAACTTAATTCAATACCGTAAATTTGGGCGATGAAAACAGCGGCGACGGCTTCATACAGAGCCGTACCGTCCATATTCACCGTAGCACCCAAGGGCAGGACAAAGCTGGCGGTACGTTCTGAGACGCCGTTTTTCTCTGTGGTGCATTCGATCGTCACGGGTAAGGTGGCGGAACTGGATGCGGTGGAGAAAGCGGTAGTGAGAGCCGCGCTCATATTCGCGATATAAGGGATGGGGGCACGCTTACCGAACCAGTAGAGAATCAGGGGTAGGACGATCGCCCCATGAATCACCAAACCGAGAATCACAGTAAATGCGTACTTGCTCACCCGGAGCAGTTCTGGCATAAAGCCCACAAAGCCTCCTGCTTGCCCCAAACGCCCAGCAATCAAAGCCCCAATGCCCACCGGAGCTGCCCACATCAGCAACTCCACGATTTTCATAATCGCATCATTGAAGCTGACAAACAGGTTGATCAGGACCTTTCCCTGGTCTCCCAAAGTGGTCAATACCCCGCCAAACACCAAGGAAAACACGATCAGGGGCAGGACATCGTTGTTTACCATCGCGTCAAACAGATTCCTGGGCACTAAGCTGATGACCACATCGTGCAATACTTCCACGATCGATTTTTCTTTGTCCTTCACCCGATCGGCTATGGTCAAGTCCAGCCGCACCCCCTTACCAGTTGGTGCCGGAACTACTGTTTCTCCAGCGGCGTCCGTCCAGTCAACCACCGTGACAGTGGTTAAATTTGCTTTGTCGGTAGTTGCTACGATACCCCGCACTCCCGACTGGTCCAGGGGAATCACCATATAGCGATCGTCATAAGCCCGCTGTAACTGGCCTTGCTCCAGAGTGAGGGAATTATCATTAATGCGATAATCAACCTCCGTCAGCAGTTCCCCCCCGCGCAATCCGATTCGTTCCGCTTCCGTATTGGCATAACCTGGTTGGATGGCGTTCACCAACACCAACCCCAACACCACTGCCATCGCCGTTGTCACGGTGTAATAAACTATAGTTTTACTGCTAATGCTGCCCAGTTGTCTCACATCTCCTAATCCAGTAATGCCTACCACCATCGAAGTAATTACCAAAGGCACTACCAGCATCAACAGGGCACGGATGAAAATTTCCCCTAGAAACGCCACTGCCGTACCAAAAGCCGGAAATATTCCCCCCAGCATAATTCCCGCGAGGATGCCCATAACGATGGGTAAGAGTAAGTCATTGGATTTGGTTTCTTTCATTTGTCATTTGTCCTTTGTCATTTGTCCCCTTCGACAGGCTCAGGGCAGGCTTTGTCATTTGTCCAGGGACTAATGAACAATCTTGTAAATCCCAGCATTGTCAACTTAGGTTATTCTAGCATTATAACATTGTTGTGACTTCGCTCAGGAGGCTTCTGCTTGTGTCTAGAAACGCATTAATCGAATTTTTACAGGCGGCTGTAGCAGCTCCGGCTATGAGGGATGAGCTGAAAGCAAGTGCTACTAGCCCTCGCGAAATCGTTGAGTTTGCCCATGATTACGGCTATCACTTTACAGAGAAAGAGTTACAGGTCGAATTAAACCGGATATTCGATAAATTTCCTCCTTTAGACATACCTCCTGGAGCTGGTAGCGCCGAGTTTATTATTGATGAAATGCTGAATTTTTGCGAAGCTCAATTATTGTGATTTTTGGGGATTAGGTAATAGCTAAAAGTAGGTAAGCCATGCCTTACCTACTTTTGACTACTTTTGACTGATGAATGGCGGCGTAAATCACCAACATTCTGCAGTTTGGTTTTATCCCGATCGGGTATTCTCCCCAAATCCAAGTGCATCAGATCAAACAGCTTGTAAATTAAAGTTTCAGCTCGGTTGTGAATAAATTCATATCCCCGGGCTACTTTTTGGTAAATTTGGGTAAAAATGTGGTGGATTTGATAGGCGTAAACCAGGGTTTGGGGATAGCGCTGAATCAAACGGACTAAAAGGTGAATTGCCCACTGCTGGGGGCTTTTGCGCTTTGCCCTCTGGGCGGCTTCCAGACGATCGGCGTATAATTGAGCCAGTTCTGGGAGCTGGCGGTTTGCCCATTCTCGGGCTTGGGGACTTTTGCTCCTGGTGAGGCTTTGGCAAAGCTCCAGAGCTTTTTGCAAGTCATCGATACCAGCGTAGGCGGTGACTAAACCCATCTGAGCGCGATAGATGGTGGGGAGGTGGAGTTCGGTATTACAGACGAATTCCAGTTGCGCGATCGCCTCGTGGTAATCCTCCTCGTGCAATGCTGCTAAACCAGCCTTGAGATTACGATTTTCCATATGATTTTCGGCAATTGCCCCCCGCAAGCCAGTAACTAGGTGTTTTGCTCCTATTGTAACTGGCAGCGGGCTGGGAGATTGGACCTCTAGGGACAGAGCTGAGCCATAATCGCTTCGTGGTTTTGCCCTTCTTTCACCCAAGATTCTACATTTTGCAGCCGATCGGGCAACCCCAGGACAAAAGAATTAGCGCTAGATCCAAGCGATTCGCAAGCCGTTTGCACACAAGTCAGCTCCCGACCGGTTAGCTGGGTAAAAAAGCTGGTTAAAATCCCCGCTTCCAAAAACCCTGCAGGACGTTTCCAGTTAGGAGCTTGTCGGACAAAAGGAGAGTTTCTAATGAGTACCACCAAAAAACCGTGCTGGTAGTAGGTGGGGTCAAACTCAAATAAACCCCAGCCTTGGGTTTTCCAGAGCTGTTCTAGACATTGAATGAATTCCACCATCGCCATCTGCGCCACACCGTAGCCGTAATAGTCTTTAACCTCTTCGCAAAAGCGAACATAGAAGTTTTTCCCCCACCACTTACCACAGTTGAACAGCACCAAAGGGGTGGCGGACCCAGTTTCCCGGTCTAAGCCACTGTATATAGCGGCGATGAAAGTATCGGGGATGGCCAAGAGGCGATCGCCCCGCCGGTTTTCCAGCAACCCCAGTTCCAGCTCCCCTTTGACATAAACATCATGGGCGAAATAATTTCCGGGCAGGCGTTCTTCTGAAAGTAAATTAGCAATAGAAATCATTAACTTAAACCCCAAAGACACAAATAACACAGAGGCATCTGATGAGTATTAATCATCAGTGAAGATGAGTTCTTTAGATTTAGCCAAAAATGGCTGGATCAGGGGTAGTTGCTTCTCCGACAGGTGGGATTTTAACTGATTTTCTAGCAACTCATATATTTTCAGTTCAATTTCAGTGCTAGCCTGGGCTTCTATTAAGCCTTTGACCCATTCTTGGAGGCGCAGTTTCAGAAACTCCGGGTCATTAGCAAGCATGGCGGTGGCACAATAGCGCAAAATCAAAATCCAGTGCTTTAAAGACCGGGAAATAACTTCTGGTTTTTCATTCGCAAAAGCGGTCTCAATGGCATCCGCCACCGGTTGAAAAATCATCTCCTCTTTTTCTCGCAGCTTCTCGTAAACTTCTAAGCGGCGGTTCAAAGAGGCCGTATAACGCTGAAAAATTTCCACTTCAGATGGTTGAAGGTATCGGTCCTCAGCTTCCTG contains:
- the glgP gene encoding alpha-glucan family phosphorylase, which produces MQPIRTFNVSPALPAHMEPLRKLAYNLYWDWNVEAKDLFRRLDPDLWESSHHNPVLMLGTISQKRLLEVAEDEGFLAQMARAAQQMEDYLRERNWYRKTRDKDKQKECYAYFSAEFGLVDSLPIYSGGLGVLAGDHLKSASDLGLPLVGVGLLYQEGYFSQYLNADGWQQERYPINDFYNMPLHLERDANGDELRIAVDYPGRQVYARVWRVQVGTVALYMLDTNIEPNNPYDHDITDQLYGGDLDLRLHQEMMLGIGGARMLKALGLEPKTYHMNEGHSAFLSLERIRGLIQEEGLTFHEAKEVVLASNIFTTHTPVPAGFDLFPPEKVMHYLGHYADIFGLSREEFLALGRTETGDLQSPFSMATLAIKTASFYNGVAKLHGEVSRDLFKDLWPEVPVSEVPITSITNGVHARSCVARSTQELYDRYLGPKWPSSPADRPLWEKVNSIPDEELWRNHERCRSELVVFVRERLQKYLRARGASITEIEKAKEVLDPSVLTIGFARRFATYKRATLFMRDVERLKRILMDHSHDRFKGATPASKKRLVQFVIAGKAHPKDIPGKELIREIVHFIREQGLQAHMVYIPDYDIHVSRMMVAGCDVWLNTPRRPREASGTSGMKASMNGLLNLSILDGWWDEADYVRTGWPIGAGEMYEDPNYQDEVEANALYDLLEQEVVPLFYDRTEEGIPRRWVAKMKDAIRLNCPLFNTARMVGEYGTRGYFQASDRYDIMTANNYAAAKELAQWKQKLFEHWYDIKIDDIDISESPDVQVNQEIAVKTRIDLAGLSDSDVQVQLYLGPVDSGGKIINGTPVQMEYLGQDQDKYSLYTANITYTASGLQGLSLRVLPQHPYLSDPYEPRLILWANP
- a CDS encoding DUF2949 domain-containing protein, whose product is MAKAKYSQFIRFLQEDLAISSASIAFAERICSGGHLQKNEAYTAPLPMVLWQYGLVTIEQLDRIFDWLETA
- the nblR gene encoding response regulator transcription factor NblR; this translates as MTNYPDRLTPTSVHPETLAPNPSPSVLVVSVDKTLAERISLDLRESGYAPLVAYNARTGLQQVVSRQPALIIIDKILGEESGLNLCQELRQSGNYVPVLLLMSRDTVDDRVACLEAGADDYFLKPYRGEEFLKLIRLYLEVDSQDTQLLRFGELVLDLSARRALRNGRVISLTMKEYELLKCMMEHPREVLTREQILETVWGDDFVGESNVIEVYIRYLRLKLELDGDKRLIHTVRGVGYVLREN
- a CDS encoding phycobilisome protein: MHPEIVRLLQEAEDRYLQPSEVEIFQRYTASLNRRLEVYEKLREKEEMIFQPVADAIETAFANEKPEVISRSLKHWILILRYCATAMLANDPEFLKLRLQEWVKGLIEAQASTEIELKIYELLENQLKSHLSEKQLPLIQPFLAKSKELIFTDD
- a CDS encoding dicarboxylate/amino acid:cation symporter, whose amino-acid sequence is MKETKSNDLLLPIVMGILAGIMLGGIFPAFGTAVAFLGEIFIRALLMLVVPLVITSMVVGITGLGDVRQLGSISSKTIVYYTVTTAMAVVLGLVLVNAIQPGYANTEAERIGLRGGELLTEVDYRINDNSLTLEQGQLQRAYDDRYMVIPLDQSGVRGIVATTDKANLTTVTVVDWTDAAGETVVPAPTGKGVRLDLTIADRVKDKEKSIVEVLHDVVISLVPRNLFDAMVNNDVLPLIVFSLVFGGVLTTLGDQGKVLINLFVSFNDAIMKIVELLMWAAPVGIGALIAGRLGQAGGFVGFMPELLRVSKYAFTVILGLVIHGAIVLPLILYWFGKRAPIPYIANMSAALTTAFSTASSSATLPVTIECTTEKNGVSERTASFVLPLGATVNMDGTALYEAVAAVFIAQIYGIELSFIQMVVIFLTATLAAIGAAGIPEAGLVTMVIVLRAVNLPVEGISILLVIDWFLDRCRTTINIWGDAVGAAVIDRLEVQ
- a CDS encoding sirohydrochlorin chelatase, yielding MTWDKLPYLLVFHGSSDPRYQAAVAELMFSLKADLNRTLVRAAFLEAYPLPLWQQITDFAAVAAEQGYTRMNILPVFLHPGVHVMEDIPREMAQASEGELPVKIHLEPYIGQNTSAIASLLAQKMMAAPPVTAWILLAHGSRREAGNQSVEDIAQKLTKLINPGNGIKMTPIAISTAYWSVAPSLEERLATLVAAGHRQVGILPYFLFPGGITEAISRRAEELSQTHAVSITTLNPPHMGMVIGNCSFLPGS
- a CDS encoding Nif11-like leader peptide family natural product precursor; amino-acid sequence: MSRNALIEFLQAAVAAPAMRDELKASATSPREIVEFAHDYGYHFTEKELQVELNRIFDKFPPLDIPPGAGSAEFIIDEMLNFCEAQLL
- a CDS encoding DUF192 domain-containing protein, translated to MTNNKRILLSVSLAAILWGCAVGGKSVGEIPQTSPPVSPSEEEFLGQNLPIGALVEIGGKLIELEVAATPQEQALGLMYRTSLADNRGMLFPFSPPTPVSFWMKNCRISLDMIFLLNGEVKGIAANVPPCTEEPCPTYGPDPGQIVDAVIELRGGRAAELGVKAGDRLEVRPIQSPPQP
- a CDS encoding V4R domain-containing protein encodes the protein MISIANLLSEERLPGNYFAHDVYVKGELELGLLENRRGDRLLAIPDTFIAAIYSGLDRETGSATPLVLFNCGKWWGKNFYVRFCEEVKDYYGYGVAQMAMVEFIQCLEQLWKTQGWGLFEFDPTYYQHGFLVVLIRNSPFVRQAPNWKRPAGFLEAGILTSFFTQLTGRELTCVQTACESLGSSANSFVLGLPDRLQNVESWVKEGQNHEAIMAQLCP